GCCCACAAACTCCGTTTACTGAGGTGGAAAATGCGCATCGTTTCACAAGCCTTTGACCAGTTAATCCGCTTATTAGCCTATTGCCCTTCGCTGGTCCAACTGGGATTGGTTGCAAGTTCCGTTCACTGTGGGCTGGACATGTACTCATGGAACGAAACAATGTTCGCGGCATTTTTCGTTGAATTCGTTCAACATTTGCCGAAACTAATTGCTCTTTTAGTCGTCCTTCCCGGTGCTCCAACGTCGCATTGCATAGCAGCCACCGCAGCTCTGGAGTCCACCTATCGTTCAACTCGCCCGTGTTTCTGTGCGCAAATCACGGACAGTCTGAGCAGTGCTAATCCCCCTAGTTTGCCCTGGATACACTATCAAGCGCTGGCCTGCGATTCGTACCCATCCGTTGGTGAGTTACCCTATCATTTTACGACATCCGACAGTCATTACTGATTCCCTTGTTGAGATCTCATTTATTGACATTTGCAAATTGACGTTCAAATTTATCGACATTATTTTCAATGAACTTGGCCCTTTTCAACTGCTGgacaaaatttaattaaaattgacTTATGATGGGACGGACGTGTAATAATCGTATAGTTTTGCGAATATTTTGATCTGACTGCGCGAAAAAAGATGCCTGTGTCTTAACGATTTTTTGTATATTCCGTTATCGAGTTTACTATACAATTGTTTCGCTCAAATGGTTTTCTGTGTTTCGATTTCTTTGGCATTAACATTCTCTCACTGTGTCCGTGACTAGGACGTGGAGAACACACAGTCGGAACACATTTACGTCGAATGTGCTTTCGCCAAGGCTATTGCCATTACTGCTAAGTGTTTTCCATTGTAGCCGAAACGCTTAGGTAATTTGAAGTCAACGACCTTCGTTCGCCTCGTTATTTCCTCTTAAAAAATAGGTACGATGTCAATTTGGCCATGACTGAAATCCACTTTAAAAGTTTTCAACACGCATCTTTGACGAGAACAAGTGGGTTGTTCATAACCTAATAGCTTTTAATATACAGTATAATGTCCGTAGAGTTAAAATTTTCAGGTTCTTAATTTTTGACATCTTAAATGATTCAACTGCAAATTTTACAAACAGGAACGTTTATCTTTTATTGGTAATATAATCTCATCCGAAAATGTAGAAGATTCAGTGAAGAActtcatttaaatattttctttgtcGCGCAGGCCATTGTCTTTGGTTTAATAGGCTTATTTGCCGAAATGATGTCCACCATATCCGTATCCGCCGTATCCACCGTAACCCCCGTAACCACCAGGATAGCCTCCGTAACCACCAGGATAGCCTCCGTAGCCACCAGGATAGCCACCGTAACCATAGCCACCATGTCCGTGGTGATGgtcgtgatgatgatgatgtccgCCAAGCAAACCTTCTATCAGACCCAAGAAAGGTGCAGCTTCAACGACCATCGATGCAAACACTACGAAGAAACCAAAAACTGCAATCTAAAATAGTTGATcagaattagaaaaagaattctaaGTGTTGGCCGTAGCTCGACGCATCGTTACCGTGTTGCGGATCatcttgttgctgttgttcgTGAAGAACTGTTGATAATGTCGCCGCAGCGCTAGCTTTTTATAGCGAGGTAGCAGCTGGATTACAGAAATCCTTCCGTAGAAGGCAGGAAGGCACTCGACAACTTAACCCAAGGTTAAAAACGCTTTCGTTTTCTCGCCGGGAATTCTTTGACGTCCTGACCTTGCCTTATTATTGGAAACGGAGGTTTTCCGGGTCTTCATTCCACGCTGGTGGTTATAGGTGGAGTTTCGtctttcaaacaattttttttgggagTTCGCCGCATGTGTGTGTGAGGTAAACGCATGGGACGAAACACCTGACTATACAAGGATATCATTGATGTATAAACGCTGTTGGGCATTGAATCTCTTGTAACGAATGTGTTGCTGGTGTGTATTAACAAGATCTTTAGAGGGTCTGAAAGCAAACAGAATTTATGAACCAAGAACCTTGGCCTAAATGAAAAACACGCGGAAGACGCTCAAGTTACTGGTTTTCTACAAACAAAATGACTGCGTTATTGTGACACATGTGTTGCACTATGGAAAACGGATTTCTATTTACCTGTAGCTCAAATGGAATTCAAGAGGTAGAAGGTGAATCGGGAAATCTTTGTTACAAATCCCACATCCAAAAATAAAGTTAATTGCGGCAACACTCGTTAAATTTCGTACCTAAAccatgtatatatatatatatagatagcaatatcgttttttaaaataaatagaaaataggaaaagtcgggcttattattttgtcaggcttattttttaagccAATATGGTAAAAATCGGGTACAATGCTGAAAATCTCAATCAAACTATGATCTAGACAGAATCCCTATCGAGAAATttagaaaaactgaaaaaaatgaactgctTGAATTATGCAGTTctcgaacaaaaaataatcaagtTGTCTCTTCCAACTGCTTTGGACCTGAATAATGCAAAAACTATTGATCCCATTCAGAAATGAAGCTGATTTCCGGGTTCCccgttaaattttgagtaagattcatgtatttttagcCATAGTTagatttttgccaaaaatgaaaaattgggAAGGcttatagccttctcacttttgtcgaaatccgaaaaaaaatgaaatctcaTGGAATTGGATGAAACTCAGTAGAaataatcagaattgaacgctgattccaAATATAGCATCGGTTTTTTCCTTGGTTGTATAGTTTCCGAATAAACTTCTTATTGCAagagaaaaaactaaaataacgTTAAACGATGTGGCTACGGATAAAAGGAAATTCCGGATTTGAATCCGTCCGCTGTGTCATCTCATGGCAATGACGGTTGTCGAAACAATTACCTTCTCCAGTTCATCCTTTTGACAGAGAGAAGAAGATCGGAAACCGGAAGTGTAGCGTTGCCACGGTCGAATGAATCCTCTTACACCTCGGGCAAATCGACGCTATCGCGAATGGgataccccccccccaattcTATCTGATATCCTTCTGTTTAGAAATTGCATCAAAACACTTGATCATATGTCAGAAAGAAATCaacatgtttcgttttttaattcttaGTTAATGCCGTCGCTGTGCCacctttcatttgttttcttagttAAGTTAGCTCTTCCTA
The nucleotide sequence above comes from Daphnia carinata strain CSIRO-1 chromosome 3, CSIRO_AGI_Dcar_HiC_V3, whole genome shotgun sequence. Encoded proteins:
- the LOC130692965 gene encoding shematrin-like protein 2, producing MIRNTIAVFGFFVVFASMVVEAAPFLGLIEGLLGGHHHHHDHHHGHGGYGYGGYPGGYGGYPGGYGGYPGGYGGYGGYGGYGYGGHHFGK